ACAAAGCGGTGATTTGGATGCAAAGATGATTATGACTTCATTGGCACTTGCACTAAAAGCTACTGCTATGGGCTTACTAGTGGCAATTCCATCTATAATTTTTTATAACCATCTTAGCAGAAGAATAGAAGTAATACTTGCAAAATGGGATATCTATCAAAAGGAAAAACTTGCAAACTAAAAAGTTTGACTCTATAAACGTCGTACCTTTTATAGACATTATGTTGGTTCTTCTGGTAATCGTTTTGACGACTGCATCATTTGTGGCAAAAGGAATTATCCCCGTCGATTTGCCTGATTCTAAAAGTGCCGCTAAACAAGAAGATATAAAAAATCTTACTATTACTATCAAAAAAAACGGAGAGATTTTATTTGATAAAGAGAAGGTGTTAAAAAAAGATATTGAGAGTAAACTCTCTTCTTATAAAACAAAAACACCTATCCATATCAACTGTGATAAAGATGCGAAGTTTGATTTGTTTGTTGATTTATTGGATATTTTAAAATTAAAAAATTTTAAAAACCTTGGAATTATTACGCAAAAAGATAAGTAAACGAATGGAATATGCAACATTTTTTTCAATTTTCATAATTGGTCTCTCTTATGGGGCTACCGCATGTATGTTTTCCTGTATGCCTTTTTTAAGTCCGTTATTGGTAAAAAATTCAGGAAATTCCAAAGAAGCATTAAGTGTGATACTGCCTTTTAGTGCAGGAAGAATAGTCTCTTATACTTTTATAGCAATTATTGCATATTTAAGCTCGGCTTGGGTAAAACAGATGTTAAACAACAATACGCTATTTAGCTTTATTTTAGGAATAAGTACTATCGGTATGGGTTTATACTTACTATATAAAAGCTATAAGCCTTCATTCTCCTGCGGACATACTACATCAATAATAAAACAACCAAAACTAAATAAATTCGGTTTTTTTACTATCGGTGCAACGATGTCGATCAATCCGTGTGCACCTATAATGGCTCTTTTAGCCGTAGCTGCAAACAGCACTAATATATATAACACTATCGGTTTGGGAATTTTTTTCGGACTCGGGGCGGTTATATTTTCAATTTTATTTTACGGGTTTATAGTTTCTAAACTTATCAATGGTTTATTACAACAATTTAGTTCATATAAACTCATAGTGGAAAGAACGGCGGCACTTTTACTTATTGTAGTAGGTGTGCTTGTTCTAAACGGTATTTTAATACTTTAACAAAGGTAAAAAATGGTAAATTTTATAAAACGCGACAAAGACGATATTTATGCAAAGCCTATATTAGGCTTTTTTTTTAAAAATCAAAAATTTTTACTAACACTTAAATTAGTTGTCTTATTTATATTTTTATATGCAATATACTACGGATTTGCATATACGGGCAAAGATAATAATTTTACATATGCAGTATTTTGGGGAATATTTTGGTCTTTATTTATGGTCATAACCCTTCCGACTTTGGGTCGTATATTTTGCGGTATTTGTCCACACGGTTTTATGGGAAAATATATCACTAAATTCGGTTTAAAAAAGACGATGCCAAAGTGGATGCAAAACCGCTATATAGGAATACTACTGCTTGTTATAGGATGGTGGGGCATCTACTATATGTTTCCAAACCTTTACAGAACACCGCTAGGAACAGCTACTCTTTTTACGGTTATGACTTTAATATCTTTTGTAGTATATTTTTTATATAAAGATATGAGCTATTGTAAATACATTTGTCCAATTGGAACCTTGACACGTGCATATTCCAAACTCTCCTTTACATGGCTTGGCACATACAAAAGTGCCTGCACGGATTGTAAAACTTTTGAATGTGCTACGGCTTGTCCGTACAACTTAAAACCTTTTACATTTGATAACAGAAATTCTATGACGGATTGTACCTTGTGTATGGATTGTTCAGCTGCTTGTGAGGCTATAAGCTTTAAAACTAAGAAACCATCTTTTTCACTCTTTTCTAAATTTCAAACTCTAAAAGCTGAAGTATGGGCATTTATTTTAATTTTGGCATCTATTCCAATTACAATGTCGTTTCATCACGGAATCGGAAGAAGTAATGCCGCTAACGATATGATTTGGTCAAAAACAGCCGAGTTTTTAAAAAATTATATAAGTTTTGGTTCTGTAGATGCGGTAGGTCTGTTTGCCTTTCTTTATGCTCTTGTTTTTACGATAATAGCTGCACTAATCGGTATGTTTATAGCTTCTAAAATTTTACAAAAAGATTTTAAAAAAATATTTTACGATCTTGGATATTCATATGCACCTTTATTTATTTTAGGCTCAATCGCACACTCTTTAGAGACTTTTTTTATGCGTGGTTATGAACGTATAGTCGAGGGCTTTGCACAGGCTTTTGGTTTTAACGTAGATGTAGCATCTCTTGCGAATAGAGGTGATAGTTGGTTACATATGTTTGGTATTTTAAAATGGGTAGCTATAGCATGGGCACTTATAATACTTTACAAAAGAATGAAACTATTGGATGCAAATAAAACACGCAAGATTTTAGCCTATCCTTTTGCCGCATCTTTGATTATATTTTTTCTTAGCGTTAACCTATACAGAGGATATATTATAGACACATACGGTAGAGCTTCAGGCGGTCATGGCGGTCATTCAAATCATGGCGGAGCAATGTTTCAGAGTGTATCTAAAGATAAAGCTATTATTTTACAATCAGGTAATGATAAACACTTATGTAGCAACTGTTCTATGAATCTAGCAAAATTTTACAAGACAAACCATGCTGCACATTTAAAAGATAAAACAAAACAGTACTGTTCTATACACTGTTTGAGTGAAGCTAAATATATCAAAAAAATGCCGCTTGAAAATTTAAAGGTAGTCAATGTTTCAAGCCTTAAATTCATAGATGCTACAAAAGCGTTTTATGTAGTCGGCAGTAAGAAAAAAGCAACTATGAGTGAAGTAAGCAAGTATGCATTTGCTTTAAAAGCAGATGCTATGAACTTTGTCAAAAGATATAAAGGGAGAGTTGTAAATTTCGAAGAAGCCCAAAAAATTGCTATGAGAGACTTTGATTCACCGGCAAAAGATATGGCTAAACAACCTTCATTTTCCAGTGTAGTATATTTTAGCGACAAAAATCCGATTCCTAAAAAAGCAAAAGGCTCCCACGGCGGACACTCTCACGGTGGATGGGGCAAAGTTCCAAGTAAAAAGGTATGGCCTTTATTTGAAGACGAATCAAACAAGCTGAACTGTTTTGATGACATTAAAGCTGAGTTATACCTTCTAGATGCAAACCTTAGTACGTCAAAATTAAAACAATCAAGAGACAGAGGATGTAAAAGCGTAAGTTTTCAGATGCCTGAAAACGGATACTACAATCTATTTTACGTGGATAGAAATATTGATAATAAAACTCTA
The genomic region above belongs to Sulfurimonas lithotrophica and contains:
- a CDS encoding ExbD/TolR family protein translates to MQTKKFDSINVVPFIDIMLVLLVIVLTTASFVAKGIIPVDLPDSKSAAKQEDIKNLTITIKKNGEILFDKEKVLKKDIESKLSSYKTKTPIHINCDKDAKFDLFVDLLDILKLKNFKNLGIITQKDK
- a CDS encoding sulfite exporter TauE/SafE family protein, which encodes MEYATFFSIFIIGLSYGATACMFSCMPFLSPLLVKNSGNSKEALSVILPFSAGRIVSYTFIAIIAYLSSAWVKQMLNNNTLFSFILGISTIGMGLYLLYKSYKPSFSCGHTTSIIKQPKLNKFGFFTIGATMSINPCAPIMALLAVAANSTNIYNTIGLGIFFGLGAVIFSILFYGFIVSKLINGLLQQFSSYKLIVERTAALLLIVVGVLVLNGILIL
- a CDS encoding nitrous oxide reductase accessory protein NosL, producing the protein MVNFIKRDKDDIYAKPILGFFFKNQKFLLTLKLVVLFIFLYAIYYGFAYTGKDNNFTYAVFWGIFWSLFMVITLPTLGRIFCGICPHGFMGKYITKFGLKKTMPKWMQNRYIGILLLVIGWWGIYYMFPNLYRTPLGTATLFTVMTLISFVVYFLYKDMSYCKYICPIGTLTRAYSKLSFTWLGTYKSACTDCKTFECATACPYNLKPFTFDNRNSMTDCTLCMDCSAACEAISFKTKKPSFSLFSKFQTLKAEVWAFILILASIPITMSFHHGIGRSNAANDMIWSKTAEFLKNYISFGSVDAVGLFAFLYALVFTIIAALIGMFIASKILQKDFKKIFYDLGYSYAPLFILGSIAHSLETFFMRGYERIVEGFAQAFGFNVDVASLANRGDSWLHMFGILKWVAIAWALIILYKRMKLLDANKTRKILAYPFAASLIIFFLSVNLYRGYIIDTYGRASGGHGGHSNHGGAMFQSVSKDKAIILQSGNDKHLCSNCSMNLAKFYKTNHAAHLKDKTKQYCSIHCLSEAKYIKKMPLENLKVVNVSSLKFIDATKAFYVVGSKKKATMSEVSKYAFALKADAMNFVKRYKGRVVNFEEAQKIAMRDFDSPAKDMAKQPSFSSVVYFSDKNPIPKKAKGSHGGHSHGGWGKVPSKKVWPLFEDESNKLNCFDDIKAELYLLDANLSTSKLKQSRDRGCKSVSFQMPENGYYNLFYVDRNIDNKTLYITTSKYEYMRFNHSNDAVYDNEKMAAHSIKEVPFDILRLREEGETFYHRLYSGEKIRFKVLLDSKEIKGANITLSTKTGWSKTIKTDENGVAVFTLIQDYFPDWNKFDRRHQNKFLITATYTKDAKGEYEYEDYENIKYTSTYSSIYYPGDSSYKSYAYGLLAAIFTMILSGFIIYIYRKRREQPFKEVKFNEKN